In one window of Sphingomonas glaciei DNA:
- a CDS encoding BlaI/MecI/CopY family transcriptional regulator: MLNRLPPKERQIVDLLYQQGAMTAAEVTDGLPGAVSGSAVRTMLKRLEDKGFVRREEHERGFLYSPAVSDQTARKSALSDVVRVFFNGSPTSAASALLGMSDGIEASELDALEKMIAQARKSKGM; the protein is encoded by the coding sequence GTGCTGAACCGTCTTCCTCCCAAAGAACGCCAAATCGTCGACCTGCTGTATCAACAGGGCGCGATGACTGCCGCGGAAGTGACCGATGGCCTGCCCGGCGCGGTGAGCGGATCGGCGGTTCGCACCATGCTCAAACGACTCGAGGACAAGGGCTTCGTCCGCCGCGAGGAGCATGAGCGTGGGTTTCTCTACAGCCCGGCGGTGTCGGACCAAACCGCGCGCAAGTCGGCCTTGTCGGACGTGGTGCGGGTGTTTTTCAACGGCTCGCCGACCAGCGCCGCCAGCGCGCTGCTCGGGATGTCGGACGGGATCGAGGCAAGCGAGCTCGACGCGCTCGAGAAGATGATCGCGCAGGCCCGCAAGTCGAAGGGGATGTAA
- a CDS encoding AI-2E family transporter, giving the protein MNSPARPNSAALTLIGVAAGLWLLHWLADIITPLVVAAVLVVLVQALIHAIDKRWPWMPTWLVMVFAAVLIIVTLGVAMMVLIEGVSEIAAQAPALYTRIDAILANLSRSLELEQPLQLTGVVGNINVPQVAGRVLGGVQGLVSTLLLVILYFAFLLAERRKVTRKVRGSTGDGARSRSILQGIGQVGKDIETYVWVQTLTGVMLASGASIVMFAVGLENALFWTFLLFLLSFIPIVGVTAGSLAPAAFALLQFPTLTPALIIFGGIQLVAFIIGNLVYPRMQADAQNISPVATLLSLAFWSFLWGMPGAFLSVPLTLTLMLICAQFDNSRWVAVVLSNDGTPAAVRKRTRGTTPPSRPGA; this is encoded by the coding sequence ATGAATTCACCTGCACGTCCCAATTCTGCCGCCCTCACCCTGATTGGGGTCGCGGCGGGGCTGTGGCTGCTGCACTGGTTGGCGGACATCATCACGCCGCTGGTGGTCGCCGCCGTACTGGTGGTGTTGGTCCAGGCGCTGATCCATGCCATCGACAAGCGCTGGCCGTGGATGCCGACCTGGCTGGTGATGGTGTTCGCCGCCGTTCTGATCATCGTCACGCTGGGCGTGGCGATGATGGTCCTGATCGAAGGTGTCAGCGAAATCGCCGCGCAAGCCCCTGCCCTCTACACCCGTATCGACGCCATCCTCGCGAACCTCAGCCGCTCCCTGGAGCTCGAACAACCACTGCAGCTGACCGGCGTGGTCGGCAACATCAACGTGCCCCAGGTCGCGGGACGGGTGCTGGGCGGTGTGCAGGGTCTGGTCTCGACCCTTCTACTGGTCATACTCTACTTCGCGTTTCTGTTGGCAGAGCGCCGAAAGGTCACCCGCAAGGTTCGCGGCTCGACGGGCGACGGCGCGCGCTCACGCTCGATCCTCCAGGGTATCGGCCAGGTCGGCAAGGACATCGAGACCTATGTCTGGGTGCAGACGCTGACTGGCGTGATGCTGGCGTCCGGGGCCAGCATCGTGATGTTTGCCGTCGGGCTCGAGAACGCCTTGTTCTGGACCTTCCTGCTGTTCCTGCTGTCGTTCATCCCGATTGTCGGAGTGACTGCCGGGTCGCTCGCCCCCGCCGCCTTTGCGCTGCTGCAATTCCCGACGCTGACCCCGGCGCTGATCATCTTCGGCGGGATCCAGCTGGTCGCCTTCATCATCGGCAACCTTGTCTATCCGCGCATGCAGGCCGACGCCCAGAACATCAGTCCGGTCGCCACCCTGTTGTCGCTCGCCTTCTGGTCATTCCTGTGGGGGATGCCGGGCGCGTTCCTGTCCGTGCCACTGACGCTCACGCTCATGCTGATCTGCGCCCAATTCGACAATTCCCGCTGGGTAGCGGTCGTGCTGTCGAACGACGGAACCCCCGCCGCGGTCCGCAAGCGAACCAGGGGAACGACACCGCCCTCGCGTCCCGGCGCTTGA